Within Trichoderma atroviride chromosome 2, complete sequence, the genomic segment TCAGTTGCTTGTGatggttctttttttctctacatCTAGGCGACACATCTGGAGCTAAGATTCCGACTGCCTACGAATTTGCAATGCTTCAGCTGATTGAATATGAAGATTCCTTCTTTCGATTCACGGGAGTGAAGATGGGAGAGCAGTTGGATGAGAACACGTTGGCATTGGGAGCTAGTGCAATATGATGTGATGCCGCGGAAAGCATCAAAGCGCAAACTTGGACAATGTAAACCATGAATGAGTTTGCAAAGCATATTGTTTATATATATGACTATACTATACTGAAGAAGATTGGCTTCTATAAGCTACCTAATAGATGAAATTGTGTATATAATTCACGGGCTACGTTGTGTTGCTGTTTTGTCTCCTGGGGCGTCTGTTGTCTCCTCTGGTGTttgttcttgtctttgaATGGATGAACCAACATCTTTATCCTCATTCTGAATGACTGAACCATCATCTTCGCTTTCATTTCCCGACTCATCGTCAGTGTCAAACGTTGAACTCATGTACTATGGACGTTTGTTTTGTTCATATGGCAGGCCTGCTTGCAGTCTCTCCTGTTTGGCTCGGTCTTGAAGTTTCTTCTTCAGTTTCTCCAgctctgctttcttcttatttctcCTGCTCTTTTGCGCATCAGTTGGTTGGGGTTGCTGAGTCGCTTGTGGATTCCATCTGTATGGTACATCCGTCGGGATGTATGCGAGATTTGGCTTATAATTGTCTATCGCCATTCCCAAATATTTCATTTGGGATAAGTTCTCCAACCTGATGGCCAcatcatcttttcctttcgTTGTGACGGTTCGAAAGTGCTTGACGATCATAATGGCGATCAGACTAGGTGCTGGCAGGTCTCCCGGTTGGAAGTTGATTGgtttatgtttttttttgtcgtaTGCGAACTCTGCAGACATCGCCGCTTTATCTGTCAgatgctttgcttcttccacaTAAAGTTGCCGCGGCGTGTCAAGTGCATCTTTGTCCATTTGTACATCTGGTTTAAGAACGTCGGTTTGGCCAACAGGTTTAAATTACTGGGCTTGGAGAGATACGTTTGTAGCCATTCTCGCAAGAAACAGATGGAAATTTCTGTAAAAATCAGTAGTTTTATACCGTGATTTAGACATTGATACGTAGCATGATGTAACTTATTCCAGGAAGTCATCGCAGCTTATTTTACTCAACAAAGACTTTGCTTTATCTCAGTCGTCTTTTCATTCTTGATTAGCAAGACAGGCATCATTACACCATGATGAAGCTTATTATCCCTAATTGATCAGATGCAATGTTTCCTCTCTACAGCGACGATACTCGCCATATATCACCTAGAGGATGCGTTGGCGAGGCTTCTCCTGGGATCGTGAAAGATTGACTCCATATAgccatttttcttcttctacgaTTTCTTTGGTAAGCTTGGTGGTGTTTTGATATGGAGTTATTTCATTGCGATTCATGGATTGCAGTGGTATAACCAAGGGTTTACAGAATTAAGTTCGAGGCGACGTTTACATATGGATGGAAATGGGGAGAGGTTCTTTCTTGTTGCAATAGATTCGTATATTTGACAATGGAGGCTAATTCTCTTAGCTGTACTGTAATTCTTTCTCATTTGTTTGTAAAGATGTCTCCATTTTCTACGTCTTGTCTCTATTCGTTCATTCATCTTTGTCAACGTCTTACTCATTTGAGGATGAATCAACTTATACCCAACTATCATCGTTTCTAAGTTTCGTTATACCaatacataaaaaaaaaaccccctAAAGATATACTCAAAAAACAAATAATTCAACAATACACATATAGCACCACCAAGTCTCGGCCAGTAATTACCAGGCTATAAGCCCACACGAGCTCACACTCTCATGATAGCAACGTCTCTTACACCCCATCCAGGCTATTGCATCTACCCAGCTACAATACTGTAGCCACACACTATCATGACCACTATGATCAGTTCTCAACTCTCGGTTCTCAGTTCATCTACAAAATAAAGACCAGCCCGATTACCGCTTCCCGCAACCTCTTCGCAAGACAAGGCCCCCAAAAATAGAAAACATACTACCAGTAACCGAACTGCGTCTGTTTCTCAACTGAACACTTCAACGGTGACTTGTCTCAGAGCGATTGCCGTATACAGTAATCGGACATTGCCAAAATAGAAAAAGGAGCTAATTACCACTGCCCTCATACCGCTCTCTATCCCCTGCTGATGCCAATACCAACAACAGGCTGTGTGTATCCTTAAACCCTGAAATATGTCTCACTTATTTGCTCTTGTGAGGTGTGTCTTGAGGGAAATTTAACCCAGGTGACCAGTGTTCAGTATTATTATCTCATAGAAGTACTCTAGAACTAGCTCAGGTACCTAGCAGTAGTAGTGCCCATTCTCCAAAATGAGGGTTGACATCAGATCTGCCTGTATCAGCACTCCTTCCGGCGTCTTCCAAAAATTCTTCTCACCTAAAAGAAAGCGTTCCTGTACATCCAATCAAGTCAAGAATCAGTATTTTAGCCCAATAGCTTGTTAGTGCGTCCTCATCTCCCATTAGCAtcaaaataaataaaagaactACATAAGGTGTAgttctagaaaaaaaaaaggcacagATCGGTTCACGAACACGGCAAGTTAGCGCGATCAATAATCTTTagaagaaaacaaacccCCCCAAGAAAAAATGATCAAAAACAATCTCTACTGTACGTGCTAGCTTTCCCGTCAATCCAAATGTCCGATACCCGAAGAATaagacgagagaaaaaaaacaaaagacacgCCCCCCCAGAGACGATGCCTCCCTTGTCTCTCAAGATGGGGCCATTTTTACCGTCGGATCCGAACAAACAAGACTAAAGTGACATATCGTTCAGCGGTAAAGGCCCCCCCTTTCTGGAGTCTCAGCTAGAGACATCGCCGTCTGGACGGAGCTTTAGTGGAGAATGTATGTGATTCCTTCCTTCCTCCAATCTGGGTTTGTCTAAAACTAGGGCTGGAATGAGGGGCCCTCTCCCGTCTAGATGGTAGGATAATAGAGATGACATGTCGGTCAAGAACAGGCATTCCGAGAGGGCGTCTGCGTGTCTCGGGTAATCGTCCCGTTCTGGGTATTCGTATATATGCGTATGACCTCTTTTagtatttctctctctcagcttctaATCTTGATTTCATCTAGCTTAGTTGGGTTcatttgctttgctttgacGTGGAGAAGAAATGGTGTCAGCTGGGTACAACTTGGATATTAGTGGAGAAgtaaagaagcagaagaagaagaagaagagaaacagaaaaaaaaaaatgtcttGTCAGGGGCATCGGACGTCTCTCACTGATGTCTCATTCTGCCGTGTGCGCCCGCGTGGCAATTGGGCACGCGATATAAATGCAAAACACATGATTACGTACCAACATATCTGtgcttcactctcttctttgtttccatTTTCTCAAATTGTCTATCAAAATCATTCCTTTACTCTAATTTCGGAGAGAATTAGATCAAGATACAATGTCCAAAAACACTCCGTTAGTGGGTATCGTCATAGTGACTAGTCATGGCTGTGTATAAACATGAGATGAGATACGGATCAGGACCCAAAGATGCGACCAACGTAGATGGTTTAGCCCCCTCCGGAACTTaccgctcttctctcctttaTGCAGAGACCCTGTCTGCATGTCAACATGTCCACGCGGGCTAGTATTCTTCAACAAGGAGGCCAGGCGTCGGTTGCGGCTTTCAGTCGGCTTAGTTGAACTAGAGCATAGTTTGCAGTACTAGTTACCCATAGTTTTTTTCCTGAAAAGGGGGatacgaaaaaaaaaaaaaaaaaaaaaaattgtacTTGTTTAATCGTACGAGGGGAATATTGCATGGCTTAAACGGGGCGCTGCGTGGTGACTTGTGGAAACCTGGGCTCCCGTGTTTGCTCTCCCTCAGTTATGGCGCACTTTACTTGTGCGTTTTGGGAAACCAAGGCGTCTTCACACCGTAAGCACTCTCCAGACTAGTAGATTCCGAGGGGGCGACGGGACGGTaaggagaagagcaacaagTACTGGATACCCAGCGATCTCGTTAGCCAAGGTGGCTAAGTGGGCGCGTGGACGTGAGTTTGCTGCTAGATGCGGCGCGGGCTGAGATTGAGTGGATGGAGTTGCGTTTGTCCAGGACAGCGCAGCTCCACATCACGCAAAAGGCGGAGTACAATACTCAGCCGGACAGACAGGGTAAAGGCATGGGAAAGGGCCAGGTGAAGAGCCAAATTTCAAAGGGGGGGTGGTGAGCAGCCGGTGGGCGCAGTCATCTTGTCACCAAAGGGAACCAACTCAACTCCGGTATATCGAGCAACAAGACAAGTGGAAAAAACCCACCAGATCTCACATCGAAACGCAATCTTGCTCTGATGGTCGAGATCGGGAAAGCAGGAAGGGGGGTGAGAAGATGGCCGCCGGGAGAGATCtcacggcagcagcagaaggctCCTGATCCTGATCCTGATCTTGATCTGATCTGGCGCACTGTAGGTTTAGGGGCGATCTGCGGTCGTCTATTGGTGGAGAAGGCATTCGCTGAGAGGGGAAAGGTGTGCGTCGTGTGTGTATCAAGACGGCGTGAGCCTATCCGGCGTGTCGACGATGCCGTGGATGAGTGTTTTCACGAGGAGTGTCGTAGTGGTATAGTAGCACCACTGAATACCATGGATGCATGCTATTGCTACAGTAGCACCATGATTGCTCCGATTGCTTCTCTCTGGTATAATTCTGGAGCTGGATTCGACGCAGGCGGCCCCTCCTTGTCTCCCTTGCCTTTGTGAAATGATGCCCGAGCGGAGAAATCTTTCCGGCTGCTCATTTTGGCTCAAGCGCCATGTCTTGGATCGCTTCAGCCGCACGGCCGGGGCCAAAAGACGTCACCGGCTCAAGGGAGAGGCAGCGGGGGCCACGTGCtggttggtgttggtgttgctgttgctgtcaaAGGGGGAGCCAGGAAAAAGGAATGAGGGCGCAAAATGTGCAAGCAGTGGTGACCGAGATGCTAAACATAGGTAGCAATGCCAGGGAACCCTTTGCCCTGCTGCCAAGGTATAGCGGCAAGGTATCGAATACGCAGAGTACAGTCAGCACAACGCAACTGGGTCTGTTTCCGGGCAGATCCGCCAGTCCACGGTGCGGCTGAAGGTGTTGGCGCCCATCGAACCCGAGAGGTTTGTTTCGGGCGTGGCCCAGGCCGAGCCAGTGGCTGATCTCGCCGACGCTCCATGGGTCTGGCTGAGGAAATCGGCGAAGTGGTGGCTCCGTGTTGGTGTCGGCTAGCTGTTGTCCCTTGTCAGATAGACTGTACAAGTAAATTTCCATCTTGTCTGGGGTTGTTTGCCGTGGATACGGTCCATGTACCTGCGCCTCGGCTGCTTCTGGCGTATACTTGTACTGCTTGCGTGTAAATGCAATCAACGCCTGACAGCTGTGAGCGCAGCCCGAGCCCACAGCATGTCTCTCTTGTCGTCAAAACTCCGAATCCCCTGTCCAGTAATCTGAGTCGATCTCACTTCCCATGTGCCCAGCATCGGTGAACGCCCTTGCCAGCAGGCGTGGAATAGAGCAGGTTTGACTCAGATGATGGCACCCCCAAATCGCAGAAGCGCCCGCATGAACCAATGGAAAATGGGTTGAGACATTGTTGCAAACACACGCCCCCCGGTCCCGAATTCCTGTCAATTTCGGGTCAGATGGAACATCGGGTTCTATCCCAGGGAAAGCGCGttgatctcttcttttgcatcCGACTTTGCCCATGAGAGGTTTAAGTGTATAGTATGTGTATGTATTAGCAGCAACAGTGACTGCATGTAGCTAATAGGAGTACGACCAGAGAATGATGCTGTCCTCTGTCGTCTGCCCTCTGCCCTCTGTGCTCTGCTCTGTCCCTTGTACTCGGTAGCATTCAGCATGCGATACTACATGAGCATGTGCTGGCCCTATGGACGGCTCAGCAAACGGCCAAGTTCCGGGTTACACAAACGACAATGCGTGGCCAGctccgcttcttctctgcgtTTAGCCGCTGCCCGCCGTTTTATACGAGAACTTGTCGATTTGCTTGCCGTGTATCGCGAGCACGAGCCGGCGCGTGTCAGTGACAGCCGCATCCGGCGCCAAGTAGCAGCATCCAGCAGTATCCAACAATATCCAATCCCTTTTGCAGTTCCGTCACTCAAGCATGGagccaccatcaccatcaataTCACATCtcagattcttcttcttctttttttcaaatgctctcttttttttttggcatcaAACGAGTCCCTAATTTCTCCGAGACGGAGCAAGGGTGACGATCCTCTGTCCCttcctttccctcttctgtttgctttttttttcctacaCCGGCTGCACGATGGTGGAGAGGGCCGCCACGAAGGGctgaggaggggggggggctgaGACTTTTCCAGACCCGCGTGGCTGGCAACGGACTCACATGGTTAATTACAAGGAGGGCCATCCCATACCCGGTTCTCGAGGCCATAATTGGTTGCGGCGTGCTCAGGGTGGCTTGACGGTTGAAGTCTCATTGCCTCGAGCCGACAAGGTTGGAGATTGGCCTGGACGGCGTGGTTCGATCTATCCTGGAGACAGAGAAGACAGTACGAGTTCTAGACCAAGTACTCCTGGGCTGGTACATGCTTGTAATATGCAGATGCATGGATGCctgagcctttttttttttttttttttttttttgatacaTTGCCTTGTCTGGGCATGGATAGCCTCGTGATACTGTCTACCGTCTCCTCTTGTGTCTGTCTGCTGCCACCTCGACACTCACACGTAACTCGCTTCTTCAAGAGCTTTTGTACCTAATCTACGGCTCCAGTCACTAGAGAGCTGCTAACACGATGGAACTATAGTAGCTCAGTTCGATAGTCGATGAAGCGAGTGGCGGAGTAGTGGATCGTTCCCAATCGTAAAATGATCTGGGAATAGAGGAGGGGGCCCAGCACGACGGGGGTGTACCAATCACCTGGGagacccagcagcagctggactCCCAGATTAGCTTTCAGGCCCAGGAGGGTCTAATACGGGAAAAGCGATAGCCGTAGCGGTAGTATGTGTCAGTTACGATGGAGGAGGATACCGCTACGACAGTGCTATAGCAGATGGCCTGACACGACCAAGGGGAAAACCGCTGCCCCCGGCCCTCTCACGAGACCAAAGGGAAGATGAAAATCAAAGACGGACTCACCCCCCCCTGTATAtgcgtgtgtgtgtctcTCTCAGCTcggcctttgctgccgctcaAGGCCGGCACGATGCATCTGCCCACTCCCTCCTGGAGTTGCGCAAAgcgaggctgctgcggccatCAAACGGCCATCCACATGATTGATGCGCACACACACCTTGTGCATATGCTTATATACTACAGCTCCAAGCATTGGTACAGTATAGAGCTGTGGCGGCACTGATGCTGGCACAAGGGACGCAGTGGCAGCCTCCCACGCAACACTGCCTTGCTCGTTTTGCCTCACATCGCATCCCTCGCCGGCCACTCATTACCCACTCTTTACTTCAGCAGAGCCGTCCAAGCAAGCATCCCAGCCGGCGTCGTGCGGCTGTGGCACAGTCCTGCTGCGTAGCTGCATATGCCATGATGCCCAAGCGTTACCATGGCTTGGGCAGCGGCCGGCGCTCTCCGGGACTTGGCGGAAATTGACATCCAGATGCCTGTGACTTGAACGGTCAGCGCCATTTTCTGTCCTGCGTAACGCGTGTGATGCAACCGCCGTCGCTATCAAGAGGCCAGCCGCAGCGTCGACAAGGGGGGTTTGTCCGTGATAGTCGTCCTCTGGGCCCTCCCCCCCTGTACGTACGCAGGAGTGTATATACATGCTTCTTCCACATGCCAAGTCTTGCTGCAAATGCCTTTACATTGTCCTTGGTTTCCATCTTACAGCATGCTGCTAGTaactgcttgcttgcttgctgcagcttgcgTCTAGCAGTGCTACCCTGCCCAGGGGATGGTGATCAGTCACGTCCGGATTCCTGCTAGCACTGCTATTCTTGACTTGTCGCAATCTATCTCAGGCGAGCcgagcagcatctgctgtGACAGTGAGCGGAAACGGCCAAGCGTGCGGGTACCCATGATCGCTGCAGGGTACAAGTACTCCGTCTGCTTGTTGGCCATCGGCTGCGATCGAAGCCGTCGAGACCCCCTGCTTGGCTCTCGATGGCACCCCGGCCCTGACTATCCTCGTGCGGTAAGCATCGTCGATTCGATTGCTGGGAGATAGTCGGGG encodes:
- a CDS encoding uncharacterized protein (TransMembrane:1 (n27-35c40/41o95-117i)) codes for the protein MRYYMSMCWPYGRLSKRPSSGLHKRQCVASSASSLRLAAARRFIRELVDLLAVYREHEPARVSDSRIRRQVAASSSIQQYPIPFAVPSLKHGATITINITSQILLLLFFKCSLFFLASNESLISPRRSKGDDPLSLPFPLLFAFFFLHRLHDGGEGRHEGLRRGGG